DNA sequence from the bacterium genome:
ATAGGATGTATACTTGTCTTTTTTCGTCCTTTATTTTCTTGTAAAGAATATTTAGCTCTTTATCACTAAATTTATAATCGTACATCCTTGGGCCGAGTCCATGTAGTCTATAATAGATAATATCTTTCGCATAAAAGCAGTCTTGCCTAAATGGGTCAACACATTGATTAATCTCGAGCTCCTTAAACAATGGGTTAACAATTTCTTCAGTCCATTGGTCACGCCACCTTACCTCAAGCACTAAAATAAAATCTTTTCTATCAATATTCTTGAAAAATATCTCCAATCTTTTCAAATTCTCTGCCTCTGGTGTAAAGCTCTTTGGGCATTGGAATAATATAACCTTTGTCCTGAGTGCCTTTGCAATCTTACTTTGTGTCTCAAAAACAGGGATAGATTCTTTACCAAATCTTTTTAAGTGTGTGATATCTTTAAATATTTTTAAGCTAAACTCAAATTCCTTCGTTACTGCATCTACTTCTTCTCTCCATTTAGTCACAGTAGCTAACTTAGGCACCTTGTAAAATGTATAATTCACTTCTACTACATTGAAGTGTTTTGCATAAGCTTGTAGCTTAGTTTTAACTCCCTTCTCTTTTGCTTTAACTGGCGCAAACCCCCATCCACAGTTACCAACCTTAATCATTATTGAGATTCTTCGCTTCGCTCAGAATGACAGAAATGGGGGAGATGCTTCACTTCCCCTTCACTACGTTCAGGGCTTCGGTTCAGAATGGCATGTGTCATTTTCTCATAACTTTTCAGCCATCACTTTTGCTTGAGTAAATAATAGAAGGTAGTCTCTGCCACCTGCTTTTGAGTCTGTTCCTGACATATTGAATCCACCAAATGGGTGCACTCCTACGAGTGCGCCTGTACATTTGCGGTTAAAGTATAGATTACCACAATGAAATACTTGTTTAGCGAGTTCTATATGCTGTCTATTTTTAGTATAAACTGCACCTGTCAGTCCATATATAGTAGAGTTAGCAATTTCTATTGCATTATTAAAGTCTTTTGCCTTAATCACTGCAAGTACAGGTCCAAAGATTTCTTCTTGTGCAATCCTCGCATCTGGTGGCACATCTGCTATTATAGTAGGTTCAATGAAATAGCCAACTCCTGGAATAGATTTGCCACCACAAACAAGTTTACCCTCTTTTTTGCCAATCTCTATATACTCAAGTATTGATTTATATGCTCGTTCATTTATGACTGGTCCCATATAGGTATCGGGCTCTACCGGGTTACCGACCTTTATCTTTTTAGCTTTCTCAATAAGTATAGGTAATAAATTATCATATATTGACTCAAGTACTATTGCTCTGGAGCACGCTGAGCATTTCTGTCCCTGGTACCCGAAAGCTGACGCAATGATACCTGTAGCTGCATCCTCAAGGTTAGCATCTTCATCTACAATTATGGCATCCTTTCCACCCATTTCTGCTATGACACGCTTAATCCAGATTTGTTTAGGTTGTGTCTTGGCTGCAAGTTCATTAATATGTAAGCCAACTTCTTTTGACCCAGTAAATGCAATAAATCTAGTATGTGGGTGAGCTACAATTGTATCTCCAATTACACTTCCTTTGCCTGTCACAAAATTAACAACTCCCGGAGGTAGACCAACCTCTTCCATAACTTCCATAAACTTAGATGCTGTAACTGGTGAATCACTAGATGGTTTAAGCACAACTGTATTACCTGTAACGAGTGCAGCCGAAGTCATCCCTGTAAGAATTGACATAGGAAAATTCCACGGTGGAATGACAGCACCGACTCCAAGTGGTATATACTTGAGTTCATTGGCTTCACCCGGCATAGGAGTCAACTCTTGTGGTCCTCCATATCTCAATGCTTCTCTGGCATAAAACTCTAAAAAGTCAATTGCCTCAGCTATATCGCCGTCAGCTTCTGCCCAACTTTTACCGACTTCGTAAACAAGCCATGCCGATAGTTTGAACTTATTCTTTCTCATAGTACTCGCAGCTTTAAATAAATACCCTGCCCTCTCCTCAGCTGAGCTTAGACTCCATTTTTTGAATGTCTCATAAGCTACTTCAATTACCTGTTCTACTTGCTTCTGTGACGGCTGTTGCAGTATTCCAACTACTCCTTTATCTGCAGGATTATAAGATTTAAATTTATTTTCTGTCTTTATCTTTTTTCCACCTATTATAAGGTCGTATTCTCTACCAAGTTCTTGCTTAACTTCATACAATGCTTTTTCCATCTTTTGCCGATTCTCAAGAACTCCAAAGTCCACAAATGGCTCATTTTTAAATTCGGTTACCATGTTCACCTCCTATCTACATTTTATCTATCTTAATACCATAAGTTTAGAAATTTTTGCCGTTTCCTCTCTTGTGAATATCTCTGATACGGCTTCAATCTTGTAAATATAAATTCCATTCCCAACCCTATTCCCAATCTCATCTCTTGTATCCCAGTAGATTTTACTTGGACCTGCCATTATGTCTTGAGCTGGTATTGTCTTTATAAGTCTTCCTGTGACAGTGTAAATTTTAACATTCACCCTTGCTGGTTTTGATAAAAAGAATGTAAACCATGTGTGTTCTCCCTTGACCGGGTTTGGATAATTCATAACTCTTGTAAGTGATAGCTGAGCTGCTGATACCACGTTTACAATAACACACTCTACATTTCGGTTACCAAGATTATCTGACGCCTGTATATATAGCGTATCCTTTACATCCCATTTTCCAAGCACAACTGGGTAAGAGAAGCTACCACGAGTATAACTCCCAATATCATATTTGAAGTAATCTGCAAGTGGTATATCTTTATCCTTAAATCTAAGTCTAAGCGCTAAATGAAGAGGCTCTATTTTATTAAATATATTAATTCCAGATAAGTCATCCAATACTCCTGAAAGCGTGAACTCACTCGGCACTAAGTCTCCAGTTCTAAGTGGCTTGCCATTTGCAAAAAGTTCAATTCTCGGTCCAACTGTATCATCTGGATTTGGTTCTCCTTCAGTGACCACAACTGTCTCTATGCCTGCACTCCCACATTGTGCATCATTTCCACCGGATCCTGCGGACCATGCAAATACGCTAATTTTACCCCTGTTACCAGTCATAGGCGAATCTATATCAACTGGAATAAAAAATTCTTGTCTCCATCTCCCATTTTCTACTTTAGTAAGTCCCTCAAATAAGATATCTTGAGTCAATTGGCTGCTATCACTAGTCATTCTACCTCTCATTTTATAAGTAGCTATGTTCCCATACACAGTGTATTCTGAACTCATTGCAGTGATGTATGCAAAATTAGCCCCCGGCGCATGACCTGATACTTTAAGTATCTTCCCACCTTTAAGTGTATCTGGGCAAGAGTCAATTGTAACATCAATTGCCCTATCTATAAGCCTTGTTGTCGGGTCTGCAAATAAGTTATGATTTGGAGGCAGACTGACAGGAATGCTTGTCCCATATATTGCTTCACCGACAGTACTTGCATTTTGTGTTAAAACTCTTTGTATAATTGCAACATCCAAACCTGGTGGTCCACCTTCTGCACGTGTTGAAGCCTCAGTAGCAATAGAGCCTTTATCCTTTATTTTTTGCATGAAATCAGCCATCCCATCTTCATATTGACGGTCAAAGCAACCTACTCCACATGACCAAAAATAAGAGATTGGCAGCTTTGTTCCATTATTAAGTGGATAAATATCTTGTGGATTTAGAAATAACTGTTCGTGGCAAAGTTGCATCAAGTTCCCATGTCCAGCAAAGAATGTCATAAATACACCATTTGTAATGTATCTAATTAAATCGCCAGTTGCCTTCCGTTTCAGCCCGCCTATAAGTGGATAATTCGTTAAGTAAACTTTAAATATGTCAACCCCTTTTGGTATTTCATTTGCAAGTCCTTCTTCATGAATTATAAACCCAGCGTCAGGCTGCTCTGGCCATGCCCCATCATCTGCAATCAGCAATATTCTATTTTGCCATACACCTGTATTTTTTTCATATTTTATAAGCTTTTCTATCGCATCACGTGCCTCATCTTTTGATTTTACAGTTATTCTACCAATTGCAAACTTCCCATCCACATACAAAAAGTCGGAACAATCATTTCCGGATGGTGGGTATCCATATTCTCCGACACAATAGCCAGTCTCAAATGGGGGGATACGATTCTTTTCTAATGTACCCTTATAATCATAAGTGCCAGCACCCAAAAGTAGGCAATAGCCAGGTTGACCTTGATTCTCATATGCAAATTTAAGAAAGTTTCTTATCGCATAAGGTGAGTTCATAAGTCCCCATGAGAAATTGTTGTAGATATCAAATATAGAAAAGACTTTTGTCTGACATCCTTGTCCTTCTCTATATCTTTTAAGTTTATTTGCATAATCAAAGAAATCTGGGTGTGTAATTATTATAAAGTCTATATTCGCTACTTCATTCCGCAAATTATACGGGCTTTCTACTTTAAGGCGTGGCGTTTTAAACTCATTGCTTGCATAATAAACACCTTCAAGACATTGAAATTTAACAATACCATTTTCAAATACTGCACCGTACACAAATTTTGGCTCAATAGGATTAGTGATATTAAAGATTACAGGTAGCTTGTGAAAATTCTGCACCCTAAACTCTAAATTAGCCCCTTTTCCTTTAAATTTTAAGCTTTCATTGTATGCTTTGTATTTCCTTTTATAAATGACTTCAAACCAATTAAAGAATATAATATCATTCTTTTGCGACGCCCCTTTATACATCTCAAGTGTAAAAGTGTTTACCCCATCAAGCCCTGTAGCGTGCTCTTCGTAGATTTTAGGTGGGTCTTGGTCGCCACCAGTCCAACTTGTTTCAAAGAAGCTCACTCCATTCAAATATAACCTTATATTATGAAGCAAGTTAATATCGGCACCAGTCTTGTCACTATACCAGCCATAAACTGCAACCCTAACTGTGCACGAATCTACTTTCTGTCCATGCGCATTAAATATATAATCTCTCTTAAAGCTACTATTTTCTTTAGCTCTTTCAAGCTTTTCCCATACGAATTGAAGCCCACTTTTCGACGGGCATAACAAGTCTTCTTCTACATGTAGGGTATCAATAAAATATTCTGGTATTTCTGGATTTGGATTTATAATGCTACCAGAAATGCTGTCTCTTCTTCCTGTTGTTCCACCATAAGTAAGCCAGTAGACATTAGTATTAGTATAAGGGTTATAAAATAGCTTATCTCTGACATTCTTGTCCCATCCGCTAAGTGATGTACCGTAGAATAAGATAGAAGTGTCAGGTAAAACATAAATTGGCACTTCTCTTAGTGTATCTAAAGAGTCAGTACACATTTTACTACCGCCATTATATAATTTTATTGTGTAAGGCTCAATTGTATTAAGAGAAATGCCTACACCTTTAAGCTGTTCTTTAGTAATTTTATATATACCTTCGTCTTGAAGTTCAACCTTGTACC
Encoded proteins:
- a CDS encoding DUF72 domain-containing protein encodes the protein MIKVGNCGWGFAPVKAKEKGVKTKLQAYAKHFNVVEVNYTFYKVPKLATVTKWREEVDAVTKEFEFSLKIFKDITHLKRFGKESIPVFETQSKIAKALRTKVILFQCPKSFTPEAENLKRLEIFFKNIDRKDFILVLEVRWRDQWTEEIVNPLFKELEINQCVDPFRQDCFYAKDIIYYRLHGLGPRMYDYKFSDKELNILYKKIKDEKRQVYILFNNFYAYDDANRFTKLVVQNA
- the pruA gene encoding L-glutamate gamma-semialdehyde dehydrogenase, which produces MVTEFKNEPFVDFGVLENRQKMEKALYEVKQELGREYDLIIGGKKIKTENKFKSYNPADKGVVGILQQPSQKQVEQVIEVAYETFKKWSLSSAEERAGYLFKAASTMRKNKFKLSAWLVYEVGKSWAEADGDIAEAIDFLEFYAREALRYGGPQELTPMPGEANELKYIPLGVGAVIPPWNFPMSILTGMTSAALVTGNTVVLKPSSDSPVTASKFMEVMEEVGLPPGVVNFVTGKGSVIGDTIVAHPHTRFIAFTGSKEVGLHINELAAKTQPKQIWIKRVIAEMGGKDAIIVDEDANLEDAATGIIASAFGYQGQKCSACSRAIVLESIYDNLLPILIEKAKKIKVGNPVEPDTYMGPVINERAYKSILEYIEIGKKEGKLVCGGKSIPGVGYFIEPTIIADVPPDARIAQEEIFGPVLAVIKAKDFNNAIEIANSTIYGLTGAVYTKNRQHIELAKQVFHCGNLYFNRKCTGALVGVHPFGGFNMSGTDSKAGGRDYLLLFTQAKVMAEKL
- a CDS encoding C25 family cysteine peptidase, with amino-acid sequence MWLLFLIILAHNDPILSFQATAKQSHNDIEVISSTRNEVEFVYTPPKLLLKPFPYIPNTYPQQEVGKPNLPIKYVAMGIPVGAKFDVNVIEAISIELTDVYIPPTKGFTEGEEDKEIYNRDGFWPYELVAIKERKFCREQEVLTIRINPLRYNPKRKVLLFYKKIRIKVNFYGGTGVPQRDKIFENVFKNELINYEQAKNWRKKMEVKHFKYRLGPWYKVELQDEGIYKITKEQLKGVGISLNTIEPYTIKLYNGGSKMCTDSLDTLREVPIYVLPDTSILFYGTSLSGWDKNVRDKLFYNPYTNTNVYWLTYGGTTGRRDSISGSIINPNPEIPEYFIDTLHVEEDLLCPSKSGLQFVWEKLERAKENSSFKRDYIFNAHGQKVDSCTVRVAVYGWYSDKTGADINLLHNIRLYLNGVSFFETSWTGGDQDPPKIYEEHATGLDGVNTFTLEMYKGASQKNDIIFFNWFEVIYKRKYKAYNESLKFKGKGANLEFRVQNFHKLPVIFNITNPIEPKFVYGAVFENGIVKFQCLEGVYYASNEFKTPRLKVESPYNLRNEVANIDFIIITHPDFFDYANKLKRYREGQGCQTKVFSIFDIYNNFSWGLMNSPYAIRNFLKFAYENQGQPGYCLLLGAGTYDYKGTLEKNRIPPFETGYCVGEYGYPPSGNDCSDFLYVDGKFAIGRITVKSKDEARDAIEKLIKYEKNTGVWQNRILLIADDGAWPEQPDAGFIIHEEGLANEIPKGVDIFKVYLTNYPLIGGLKRKATGDLIRYITNGVFMTFFAGHGNLMQLCHEQLFLNPQDIYPLNNGTKLPISYFWSCGVGCFDRQYEDGMADFMQKIKDKGSIATEASTRAEGGPPGLDVAIIQRVLTQNASTVGEAIYGTSIPVSLPPNHNLFADPTTRLIDRAIDVTIDSCPDTLKGGKILKVSGHAPGANFAYITAMSSEYTVYGNIATYKMRGRMTSDSSQLTQDILFEGLTKVENGRWRQEFFIPVDIDSPMTGNRGKISVFAWSAGSGGNDAQCGSAGIETVVVTEGEPNPDDTVGPRIELFANGKPLRTGDLVPSEFTLSGVLDDLSGINIFNKIEPLHLALRLRFKDKDIPLADYFKYDIGSYTRGSFSYPVVLGKWDVKDTLYIQASDNLGNRNVECVIVNVVSAAQLSLTRVMNYPNPVKGEHTWFTFFLSKPARVNVKIYTVTGRLIKTIPAQDIMAGPSKIYWDTRDEIGNRVGNGIYIYKIEAVSEIFTREETAKISKLMVLR